In Eubalaena glacialis isolate mEubGla1 chromosome 3, mEubGla1.1.hap2.+ XY, whole genome shotgun sequence, the following are encoded in one genomic region:
- the SELENON gene encoding selenoprotein N isoform X2 produces the protein MKAQSEAGTRSDGKGDWGSGACRGGIWTDGLGDGLREPRKMWQEQLPPPVRDASWVYSCSAQPPPPEQDSALKALGTEGLFLFSSLDTDGDTYLSPEEFKPIAEKLTGSTPSASYEEEDLPPDPSEETLTIEARFQPLLPESMTKSKDGFLGVSRLALSGLRNWTTAASPSAVFAARHFRPFLPPRGHAELGEPWWIIPSELSVFTGYLSNNRFYPPPPKGKEVIIHRLLSMFHPRPFVKTRFAPQGAVACLTATSDFYYTVMFRIHAEFQLSEPPDFPFWFSPGQFTGHIILSKDATHVRDFRLFVPNHRSLNVDMEWLYGASESSNMEVDIGYIPQMELEATGPSVPSVILDEDGNMIDSRLPSGEPLQFVFEEITWQQELSWEEATRRLEVAMYPFKKVTYLPFTEAFEQAKAENKLVHSVLLWGALDDQSCUGSGRTLRETVLESSPILALLNESFISTWSLVKELEDLQNNQENPSHKKLASLHLEKYSFPVEMMICLPNGTVVHHINANYFLDITSVKPEDIENNVFSFSSTFEDPSTATYMQFLKEGLRRGLPLLQA, from the exons ATGAAGGCTCAGAGTGAAGCAGGGACCAGGAGTGATGGGAAGGGGGACTGGGGCTCTGGGGCGTGCAGAGGTGGCATTTGGACAGATGGGCTGGGAGATGGGCTGAGAGAACCCAGGAAGATGTGGCAGGAGCAGCTCCCTCCACCCGTTCGGGATGCCAGTTGGGTGTACAGCTGCTCAGCCCAGCCACCTCCTCCCGAGCAGGACTCGGCGCTGAAAGCCCTGGGGACAGAAggcctcttcctcttttcctctctggacACTGACGGGGACACGTACCTCAGCCCCGAGGAGTTCAAGCCCATTGCTGAGAAGCTGACAG GGTCAACTCCTTCGGCCAGCTATGAGGAGGAGGATCTGCCCCCTGACCCCAGCGAGGAGACACTTACCATAGAAGCCCGATTCCAGCCTCTGCTGCCAGAGTCCATGACCAAGAGCAAAGATGGGTTCCTAGGG GTCTCCCGCCTGGCCCTGTCCGGCCTCCGCAACTGGACGACCGCAGCCTCGCCAAGTGCGGTGTTTGCCGCCCGCCACTTCCGGCCCTTTCTTCCCCCTCGGGGCCACGCGGAGCTGGGCGAGCCCTGGTGGATCATCCCCAGTGAGCTGAGCGTCTTCACCGGCTATCTGTCCAACAACCGCTTCTACCCACCACCCCCCAAGGGCAAGGAG GTCATCATCCACCGGCTCCTGAGCATGTTCCACCCTCGGCCCTTCGTGAAGACCCGCTTTGCCCCTCAGGGGGCTGTCGCCTGCCTGACCGCCACCAGCGACTTCTACTACACCGTGATGTTCCG CATCCACGCCGAGTTCCAGCTCAGCGAGCCGCCCGACTTCCCCTTCTGGTTTTCACCCGGCCAGTTCACGGGCCACATCATCCTCTCCAAAGACGCCACCCACGTCCGTGACTTCCGGCTCTTCGTGCCCAACCACAG GTCTCTGAATGTGGACATGGAGTGGCTGTACGGGGCCAGCGAGAGCAGCAACATGGAGGTGGACATCGGCTACATACCCCAG ATGGAGCTGGAGGCCACGGGCCCTTCAGTGCCCTCTGTGATCCTGGACGAGGATGGCAACATGATCGACAGCCGCCTGCCCTCGGGGGAGCCCCTCCAGTTTGTGTTTGAGGAGATCACGTGGCAGCAGGAGCTGAGCTGGGAGGAGGCCACCCGGCGCCTGGAGGTGGCCATGTACCCCTTCAAGAAG GTCACCTACCTGCCGTTCACCGAGGCCTTTGAGCAAGCCAAGGCCGAGAACAAGTTGGTGCACTCAGTCCTGCTGTGGGGGGCCCTGGACGACCAGTCCTGCTGAG GTTCAGGGCGGACTCTCCGGGAAACTGTCCTGGAAAGTTCGCCCATCCTCGCCCTCCTCAACGAGAGCTTCATCAGCACCTGGTCCCTAGTGAAGGAGCTGGAGGACCTGCAG AACAACCAGGAGAACCCATCCCACAAGAAGCTGGCCAGCCTGCACCTGGAGAAGTACAGCTTCCCCGTGGAGATGATGATCTGCCTGCCCAATGGCACCGTG GTCCACCACATCAACGCCAACTACTTCTTGGACATCACCTCTGTGAAGCCTGAGGACATCGAGAACAATGTCTTCAGCTTCTCATCCACCTTTGAAGACCCGTCCACAGCCACCTACATGCAGTTCCTGAAGGAGGGCCTCCGGCGCggcctgcccctcctccaggccTAG
- the SELENON gene encoding selenoprotein N isoform X1 translates to MGRARPGEREPSSPGPAAPPASPPRRARARALALLGALLAAAAAAAAARAFARHAEAQAAARQDSALKALGTEGLFLFSSLDTDGDTYLSPEEFKPIAEKLTGSTPSASYEEEDLPPDPSEETLTIEARFQPLLPESMTKSKDGFLGVSRLALSGLRNWTTAASPSAVFAARHFRPFLPPRGHAELGEPWWIIPSELSVFTGYLSNNRFYPPPPKGKEVIIHRLLSMFHPRPFVKTRFAPQGAVACLTATSDFYYTVMFRIHAEFQLSEPPDFPFWFSPGQFTGHIILSKDATHVRDFRLFVPNHRSLNVDMEWLYGASESSNMEVDIGYIPQMELEATGPSVPSVILDEDGNMIDSRLPSGEPLQFVFEEITWQQELSWEEATRRLEVAMYPFKKVTYLPFTEAFEQAKAENKLVHSVLLWGALDDQSCUGSGRTLRETVLESSPILALLNESFISTWSLVKELEDLQNNQENPSHKKLASLHLEKYSFPVEMMICLPNGTVVHHINANYFLDITSVKPEDIENNVFSFSSTFEDPSTATYMQFLKEGLRRGLPLLQA, encoded by the exons ATGGGCCGGGCCCGGCCGGGCGAGCGCGAGCCGTCCAGCCCCGGCCCCGCCGCGCCGCCCGCGTCCCCGCCGcgccgcgcccgcgcccgcgccctgGCGCTGCTCGGAGCGctcctcgccgccgccgccgcggccgccgccgcccgggCCTTCGCTCGCCACGCCGAGGCCCAGGCGGCCGCGCGGCAG GACTCGGCGCTGAAAGCCCTGGGGACAGAAggcctcttcctcttttcctctctggacACTGACGGGGACACGTACCTCAGCCCCGAGGAGTTCAAGCCCATTGCTGAGAAGCTGACAG GGTCAACTCCTTCGGCCAGCTATGAGGAGGAGGATCTGCCCCCTGACCCCAGCGAGGAGACACTTACCATAGAAGCCCGATTCCAGCCTCTGCTGCCAGAGTCCATGACCAAGAGCAAAGATGGGTTCCTAGGG GTCTCCCGCCTGGCCCTGTCCGGCCTCCGCAACTGGACGACCGCAGCCTCGCCAAGTGCGGTGTTTGCCGCCCGCCACTTCCGGCCCTTTCTTCCCCCTCGGGGCCACGCGGAGCTGGGCGAGCCCTGGTGGATCATCCCCAGTGAGCTGAGCGTCTTCACCGGCTATCTGTCCAACAACCGCTTCTACCCACCACCCCCCAAGGGCAAGGAG GTCATCATCCACCGGCTCCTGAGCATGTTCCACCCTCGGCCCTTCGTGAAGACCCGCTTTGCCCCTCAGGGGGCTGTCGCCTGCCTGACCGCCACCAGCGACTTCTACTACACCGTGATGTTCCG CATCCACGCCGAGTTCCAGCTCAGCGAGCCGCCCGACTTCCCCTTCTGGTTTTCACCCGGCCAGTTCACGGGCCACATCATCCTCTCCAAAGACGCCACCCACGTCCGTGACTTCCGGCTCTTCGTGCCCAACCACAG GTCTCTGAATGTGGACATGGAGTGGCTGTACGGGGCCAGCGAGAGCAGCAACATGGAGGTGGACATCGGCTACATACCCCAG ATGGAGCTGGAGGCCACGGGCCCTTCAGTGCCCTCTGTGATCCTGGACGAGGATGGCAACATGATCGACAGCCGCCTGCCCTCGGGGGAGCCCCTCCAGTTTGTGTTTGAGGAGATCACGTGGCAGCAGGAGCTGAGCTGGGAGGAGGCCACCCGGCGCCTGGAGGTGGCCATGTACCCCTTCAAGAAG GTCACCTACCTGCCGTTCACCGAGGCCTTTGAGCAAGCCAAGGCCGAGAACAAGTTGGTGCACTCAGTCCTGCTGTGGGGGGCCCTGGACGACCAGTCCTGCTGAG GTTCAGGGCGGACTCTCCGGGAAACTGTCCTGGAAAGTTCGCCCATCCTCGCCCTCCTCAACGAGAGCTTCATCAGCACCTGGTCCCTAGTGAAGGAGCTGGAGGACCTGCAG AACAACCAGGAGAACCCATCCCACAAGAAGCTGGCCAGCCTGCACCTGGAGAAGTACAGCTTCCCCGTGGAGATGATGATCTGCCTGCCCAATGGCACCGTG GTCCACCACATCAACGCCAACTACTTCTTGGACATCACCTCTGTGAAGCCTGAGGACATCGAGAACAATGTCTTCAGCTTCTCATCCACCTTTGAAGACCCGTCCACAGCCACCTACATGCAGTTCCTGAAGGAGGGCCTCCGGCGCggcctgcccctcctccaggccTAG